In Streptomyces durocortorensis, a genomic segment contains:
- a CDS encoding DUF2283 domain-containing protein: MADVRVTYDETVDAAYVYLTEPQSRAESARMYPCASADIDAMINLDFDEQGRLIGIEVLAASSKLPKYLLQSAERLDTEDS; the protein is encoded by the coding sequence GTGGCAGACGTCAGAGTCACCTATGACGAGACAGTGGACGCAGCGTACGTGTACCTCACCGAACCGCAGTCCCGCGCGGAGTCCGCGCGCATGTATCCCTGCGCTTCGGCGGACATTGACGCCATGATCAACCTCGATTTCGACGAGCAGGGCCGTCTCATCGGCATCGAGGTGTTGGCCGCCAGCTCAAAATTGCCCAAGTACCTGCTCCAGTCCGCAGAGCGGCTGGACACCGAAGACTCATGA